In one window of Arachis ipaensis cultivar K30076 chromosome B06, Araip1.1, whole genome shotgun sequence DNA:
- the LOC110263555 gene encoding uncharacterized protein LOC110263555, which yields MSSSSPITNYADDDMQDIIFTKRGCLFWIPCFRSKASSSAYGRRCGEEQKSEKKQHSRPKKLKKVKELSKKVFGSKWKKFIRRLKKKNVPRTTLLKKGSFHYDPLSYSLNFDDGKHYEGDDHERYSRNFSYRFASLPASTKSSMDLGNGKDNSLSLM from the coding sequence ATGTCCTCGTCCTCACCGATAACCAATTATGCTGACGATGACATGCAGGATATTATATTCACCAAAAGAGGTTGTTTATTTTGGATCCCATGCTTTCGATCAAAAGCGTCATCGTCAGCATATGGTCGTCGGTGTGGAGAAGAGCAGAAATCGGAGAAGAAGCAGCATTCGCGGCCCAAAAAACTGAAGAAAGTAAAGGAATTGTCTAAGAAGGTGTTTGGGTCTAAATGGAAAAAGTTTATTCGtcgtttgaagaagaagaatgttcCCAGAACTACATTGTTAAAGAAAGGTTCATTCCATTATGATCCCTTGAGTTATTCCCTCAACTTTGATGATGGAAAACATTACGAAGGTGATGATCATGAACGTTACAGCCGCAATTTTTCATATCGCTTTGCTTCTCTTCCAGCATCAACAAAATCATCCATGGACCTTGGCAATGGCAAGGATAATAGTCTCTCATTGATGTGA
- the LOC107605319 gene encoding RING-H2 finger protein ATL46 — translation MSGRMNKWSHLKMAWIEHSQINRKDGYITNPPPLVSTSPYSGTFQKEPSASTTPSPSTSGAKFSPAVLFIIVILAVLFFISGLLHLLVRFLVKNPSSSSASAQPNRHHEGSLSDTLQRQLQQLFHLHDSGLDQAFIDALPVFQYKEIKGPKEPFDCAVCLCEFSDKDKLRLLPVCSHAFHISCIDTWLLSNSTCPLCRGTLFAPGFSMENPVFDFNDLREDEGCQFPCSNNNNGGKMVAVQETEEAADKGLVAVRLGKFRRVDLEAAEPEGGEASSSNLDARRCFSMGSYQYVLGKSDLRITLNCDHRRQGRGDDNSEEGSVEVEREGKNITSVSRGESYSVSKIWLWSKKGKFSVSSDAHNIGLPSSLNSDLPWMREMEGTSEKV, via the coding sequence ATGAGCGGGAGGATGAATAAGTGGTCCCATTTGAAGATGGCTTGGATTGAACACTCCCAGATCAACCGAAAAGACGGTTACATAACAAACCCACCTCCTCTTGTTTCAACATCCCCATATTCTGGAACTTTCCAGAAAGAACCTTCTGCTTCAACAACACCCTCACCTTCCACATCCGGTGCTAAATTCAGTCCTGCTGTGCTCTTCATCATAGTGATTCTAGCTGTTCTTTTCTTCATCTCCGGTCTCCTTCACCTTCTTGTTAGGTttctcgttaaaaacccttcatCTTCCTCTGCATCTGCTCAACCTAATCGGCACCATGAAGGTTCTCTCTCTGACACTCTTCAGAGGCAGCTTCAGCAGCTTTTCCATCTCCATGACTCTGGTCTTGACCAGGCTTTCATCGATGCGCTTCCTGTTTTCCAGTACAAGGAGATCAAGGGGCCGAAGGAACCTTTCGACTGCGCCGTTTGCCTCTGCGAGTTCTCCGACAAGGATAAGCTCCGGTTGCTCCCTGTGTGCAGCCATGCCTTCCACATCAGCTGTATAGACACATGGCTTCTCTCGAATTCCACTTGCCCACTCTGTAGAGGAACACTCTTCGCGCCGGGGTTTTCCATGGAGAATCCGGTGTTTGATTTCAATGATTTGAGGGAAGATGAGGGCTGCCAGTTCCCCTGTAGTAACAATAACAATGGAGGGAAGATGGTTGCAGTTCAAGAGACTGAAGAAGCTGCGGACAAGGGGCTTGTCGCTGTGAGGCTTGGTAAATTTAGGAGGGTTGATTTGGAGGCGGCCGAGCCGGAAGGTGGAGAGGCTAGTAGTAGTAATTTGGATGCAAGAAGATGTTTCTCAATGGGGTCTTACCAGTATGTACTTGGAAAATCGGATCTCCGGATAACCTTGAATTGTGATCATCGCCGGCAGGGTCGCGGCGATGATAATTCCGAGGAGGGATCAGTTGAGGTTGAGAGGGAAGGAAAGAACATTACTAGTGTTAGCAGAGGAGAGAGCTATTCTGTTTCCAAAATATGGTTGTGGTCAAAGAAGGGAAAATTTTCAGTTTCTTCAGATGCACACAACATTGGATTACCATCTTCTCTTAATTCAGATTTGCCTTGGATGAGAGAAATGGAAGGTACATCAGAAAAGGTATAA
- the LOC107605318 gene encoding probable inactive receptor kinase At2g26730, whose amino-acid sequence MERNSFWVAFIASLFLLRMVNCVDYEVKSTMILFLAQLSGNDSHQNFTLNWKLGSDPCIDQWQGVECDTKNSSIKNLLLDKLSLSGTLDVAMLCNLHPLAASLIYLSLDGNGVHGGIPEEIGSCKQLTQLHLSGNQLSGTLPSSLSKLNNLKSLDISNNKFSGQLHPDLARISTLNMFLAQNNQLSGEIPPFNFSNFDRLDVSFNNFSGVIPDIHGHFTSESFLGNPQLCGDPLPKSCTGSPVPASKDSKERKESPVPAAAAGDNSDEEPKKSSKGPSKEQILMYSGYAAIGALVILLIVWKLCRRKKKEKRIEALNEKVVTQGSAQKASHVSSEYRAGVSRSDFSLTSESGMVSQSLVVLSNSRNTMHELKLEDLLKAPAELIGRGKNGSLYKVVFENGTTVVVKRIIDRSVPGRDFKQRMQILSQVKHPYVLSPLAFYCSKQEKLLVYEYQQNGSLFKLLHGAQKAFDWSSRLGVAATTAEALAFMHQELGQQGISHGNLKSSNILLNKNMEPCISEYGVMGGDDDQQQQHSSSFVSPFTSMSSSDHAAFKADVYGFGVILLELLTGKLVKSEGMELTEWVQSVVREEWTGEVFDRTLISEYASEERMVNLLQVAIRCVNRSPEARPSINQVALIINTIKEEEEKSLIYQV is encoded by the exons atggAGAGAAATTCTTTCTGGGTTGCCTTCATTGCATCCCTTTTCCTCCTAAGAATGGTTAATTGTGTTGATTATGAGGTCAAGAGCACAATGATACTCTttcttgcacaactctctggcAATGATAGTCATCAGAATTTCACTTTGAATTGGAAATTAGGCTCTGATCCCTGCATAGATCAATGGCAAGGTGTAGAGTGTGATACTAAAAACTCATCCATCAAGAATTTGCTTCTTGACAAGCTAAGCTTATCAGGAACTCTTGATGTTGCTATGCTTTGCAACTTGCATCCCCTGGCTGCATCTCTCATTTATCTTAGTCTCGACGGCAACGGCGTCCACGGAGGCATCCCGGAAGAGATTGGAAGCTGCAAACAACTCACTCAACTACACTTAAGCGGAAACCAACTTTCTGGAACCCTTCCTAGTTCACTTTCCAAGTTAAACAATTTAAAGAGTCTTGATATATCTAACAACAAATTTTCGGGACAGTTACATCCTGATTTGGCTAGAATCTCAACGCTGAATATGTTCCTAGCACAGAATAATCAGCTCAGTGGAGAAATTCCGCcgtttaatttctctaatttcgACCGGCTCGATGTCTCCTTCAACAATTTCAGTGGAGTTATTCCAGATATACATGGACATTTCACCTCTGAAAGCTTCCTCGGTAACCCTCAACTCTGTGGTGATCCATTACCAAAGAGTTGCACCGGCTCGCCGGTGCCTGCTAGCAAAGATTCCAAAGAACGGAAGGAATCGCCGGTGCCTGCAGCCGCTGCCGGGGACAATTCTGATGAAGAACCAAAGAAATCATCAAAGGGCCCTTCAAAAGAGCAGATTCTTATGTATTCAGGctatgcggcgatcggagctttaGTGATCCTTTTAATTGTCTGGAAGCTGtgcagaagaaaaaagaaagaaaagagaattgaagcATTGAATGAGAAAGTTGTAACTCAAGGTAGTGCTCAAAAAGCTAGCCATGTTTCAAGTGAATACAGAGCAGGGGTAAGCCGATCAGACTTCTCATTAACTTCCGAGAGCGGCATGGTTTCGCAATCACTCGTGGTTCTTTCGAATTCGAGGAATACTATGCATGAATTGAAATTAGAGGACTTGCTCAAGGCTCCGGCTGAATTGATTGGAAGAGGAAAGAATGGTAGCCTTTATAAGGTGGTTTTTGAAAATGGGACAACGGTGGTTGTGAAAAGGATCATCGATAGGTCTGTTCCCGGCCGCGATTTCAAGCAAAGAATGCAGATTTTGAGTCAAGTGAAGCACCCTTATGTGCTCTCACCTCTTGCTTTCTATTGCTCCAAGCAAGAGAAGCTTTTGGTCTATGAATATCAGCAAAATGGAAGTTTATTTAAGCTTCTACACG GTGCCCAAAAAGCCTTTGACTGGAGCAGCAGGCTTGGAGTTGCAGCTACGACCGCTGAGGCATTAGCTTTCATGCATCAAGAGCTTGGGCAACAAGGTATCTCACATGGCAACCTAAAATCATCCAACATTTTGCTAAACAAGAACATGGAGCCATGCATAAGTGAGTATGGTGTGATGGGTGGAGACGAcgaccaacaacaacaacatagtTCATCTTTTGTTAGTCCTTTCACTTCCATGTCATCATCGGATCACGCGGCCTTCAAGGCCGATGTCTATGGATTCGGCGTCATTCTGCTCGAACTACTCACCGGAAAGTTGGTAAAGAGCGAAGGGATGGAACTGACGGAGTGGGTTCAGTCTGTTGTGAGGGAAGAATGGACGGGTGAAGTGTTTGATAGGACTCTGATATCAGAGTATGCAAGTGAAGAAAGGATGGTGAATTTGCTTCAGGTGGCTATAAGGTGTGTTAATCGTTCCCCTGAGGCTAGGCCAAGTATCAACCAAGTCGCTCTAATCATTAACACTAtaaaggaggaagaagaaaagtcTTTGATTTATCAAGTGTGA